In the genome of Chitinivibrionales bacterium, one region contains:
- the metF gene encoding methylenetetrahydrofolate reductase [NAD(P)H], with protein sequence MHITDIFKRDKTTFSFEFFPPKDAAASELLFHTIKDIMPLGPSYVSVTYGAGGSTRTLTHDLVLRIQKETGLTVISHLTCVGSSQKELLKILETYTAHGIENIMALRGDPPRGQTSFVPAPDGCGHAVELVAFIRKHFPKIGIGVAGFPEGHPETPNRLREMEFLKKKVDAGADFVCTQFFFDNHDFFDFRERCLLSGITVPVLAGIMPVTSIKGMHRMAELSPGTNFPARLLKALSRAEDDRHVETVGIHWATEQVRDLIDNGVKGVHFYTLNRSKATLKIYDELGVTSSARLKQ encoded by the coding sequence ATGCACATAACCGACATTTTCAAACGGGACAAGACCACGTTCAGCTTTGAGTTTTTCCCGCCCAAAGACGCGGCCGCGTCGGAGCTTCTGTTCCACACGATAAAGGACATCATGCCGCTGGGGCCGTCGTACGTGAGCGTCACCTACGGCGCCGGGGGCTCCACGCGAACGCTCACGCACGACCTTGTGCTGCGCATACAAAAGGAAACCGGTCTTACTGTGATCTCGCACCTCACCTGCGTGGGGTCCTCGCAAAAGGAACTGCTCAAAATTCTTGAGACCTACACCGCACACGGCATAGAAAACATCATGGCCCTGCGCGGCGATCCGCCCAGGGGACAGACATCATTCGTGCCCGCGCCCGACGGCTGCGGCCACGCCGTGGAGCTCGTCGCGTTCATAAGAAAACATTTTCCGAAAATCGGGATCGGCGTTGCCGGGTTCCCCGAAGGACACCCCGAAACGCCAAACCGGCTGCGCGAAATGGAGTTCCTCAAGAAAAAAGTGGACGCCGGCGCGGACTTCGTGTGCACCCAGTTCTTCTTTGACAACCACGACTTCTTCGATTTCCGCGAGCGGTGCCTGCTCTCGGGCATCACCGTGCCCGTCCTCGCGGGCATCATGCCCGTCACCTCGATCAAGGGCATGCACCGTATGGCAGAGCTCTCGCCCGGCACCAACTTCCCCGCCCGCCTGCTCAAGGCGCTCTCGCGCGCCGAAGACGACCGGCACGTTGAGACCGTGGGCATCCATTGGGCAACCGAACAGGTGCGCGATCTGATTGACAACGGGGTAAAGGGCGTCCACTTCTACACGCTCAACAGGTCAAAGGCGACGTTAAAAATTTATGATGAGCTGGGAGTGACGAGCTCGGCGAGACTGAAACAGTAG